In Bacillus sp. DX3.1, the following proteins share a genomic window:
- a CDS encoding hydroxymethylglutaryl-CoA lyase, with translation MKLPTFAVIKEVGPRDGLQNEKKIVDTKDKVKWIHLLSEAGLSYIEVSSFVHPKWVPALADASDVFAELERNPDVTYAALVPNQNGLERALLQHVDEVNVFLSASEAHNKSNINKSITEALSVIQDITKQAHFAGKRVRGYVSTVFGCPYEGDVSIDAVDELCNQLFSYGIYEVSLGDTIGVANPAQVERVLEHLLRKYDTSQFAMHFHNTYGMALANVVKSLECGVTTFDSSCGGLGGCPYAPGASGNVATDDLVHMLHQMGVQTNINEEKLLQASQFIQSKLNIPLSSNVYRALQYKTISR, from the coding sequence ATGAAGCTACCTACTTTTGCTGTCATTAAAGAAGTGGGACCACGTGATGGTTTGCAAAATGAAAAGAAAATTGTTGACACAAAAGATAAAGTGAAATGGATTCATTTACTTTCAGAAGCTGGTCTTTCTTATATTGAAGTTTCCTCTTTCGTTCACCCGAAATGGGTTCCTGCTTTAGCTGATGCAAGCGATGTGTTTGCAGAGTTAGAGCGGAACCCAGATGTTACATATGCTGCGCTTGTTCCAAATCAAAATGGTTTGGAACGAGCTCTTTTGCAACATGTAGATGAGGTGAATGTTTTTTTATCAGCGAGTGAAGCTCATAATAAAAGCAACATAAATAAGTCCATTACAGAAGCGCTATCTGTTATTCAAGATATTACAAAACAAGCACATTTTGCAGGTAAAAGAGTAAGAGGTTATGTATCTACTGTATTTGGGTGTCCTTATGAAGGAGACGTTAGTATTGATGCTGTCGATGAGTTATGTAATCAACTCTTCTCATATGGCATTTATGAAGTCTCACTAGGGGATACCATTGGTGTTGCCAATCCTGCACAAGTGGAGCGTGTATTGGAACATTTACTTAGAAAATATGATACTTCTCAATTTGCGATGCATTTTCATAATACGTACGGCATGGCACTTGCCAATGTTGTCAAATCATTAGAATGCGGCGTAACGACATTTGATAGTTCATGTGGTGGTCTTGGTGGCTGTCCCTATGCACCGGGAGCATCAGGAAATGTTGCGACTGACGATTTAGTGCATATGCTCCATCAAATGGGCGTACAAACAAATATAAATGAAGAAAAATTACTGCAAGCGAGTCAATTTATTCAAAGTAAGCTGAATATTCCATTGTCAAGTAATGTGTATCGTGCACTTCAATATAAAACAATAAGTAGGTGA
- a CDS encoding acetyl-CoA carboxylase biotin carboxyl carrier protein subunit codes for MMTKVYASMAGNVWKIVVGVGDTVEEEQDVVILESMKMEIPIVSEEAGTVMKINVQEGDFVNEGDVLVEVE; via the coding sequence ATGATGACAAAAGTGTATGCATCGATGGCAGGAAATGTTTGGAAAATTGTTGTAGGAGTAGGAGATACAGTAGAGGAAGAGCAGGATGTCGTCATTTTGGAATCTATGAAAATGGAAATTCCGATTGTGTCAGAAGAAGCTGGGACAGTTATGAAAATTAATGTGCAAGAAGGCGATTTTGTGAATGAGGGAGATGTATTAGTAGAGGTTGAATAG
- a CDS encoding acyl-CoA dehydrogenase: MEFTLTREKQMIKEMVRDFAEKEIAPKAVYYDKTAEFPYETFQKMGELGLLGIPFPEEYGGSGGDTLSYALAVEEIGRACGGTGLSYAATISLGASPIYYFGTEEQKQKYLVPMASGKTLGAFGLTEPNAGSDAGGTQTKAILDGDEYVISGEKCWITNAEYANTIIVTAVNGVEENGKKRISAFIVPTNSEGLTITSPYDKMGVRASNTCEIVLDSVRVPKENILGDVNKGFKQFLYTLDGGRISIAALAVGIAQSAFERALQYAKERQQFGRPISNFQAIQFKLADMATEVELARNLVHKAAWLKDHDKPFGKEAAMAKLFASEAASRISNQAVQIHGGYGYMREYEVERHIRDAKLLEIGEGTSEIQRLVIARHLGCR, encoded by the coding sequence ATGGAATTTACTCTTACTAGAGAAAAACAAATGATCAAAGAAATGGTACGCGACTTTGCTGAAAAGGAAATCGCTCCAAAAGCTGTGTATTATGACAAAACAGCAGAATTCCCATATGAAACATTTCAAAAGATGGGCGAACTAGGCTTATTAGGAATCCCATTCCCAGAAGAATATGGTGGATCTGGCGGCGATACATTATCGTACGCGTTAGCGGTTGAAGAAATCGGGCGAGCTTGTGGTGGGACAGGATTAAGTTATGCCGCAACAATCTCACTAGGTGCTTCGCCGATCTATTACTTTGGTACAGAAGAACAAAAACAAAAATATTTAGTTCCGATGGCATCAGGAAAAACGCTCGGCGCTTTTGGTTTAACAGAACCGAATGCAGGGTCTGATGCAGGTGGTACACAAACGAAAGCCATTTTAGATGGTGATGAGTATGTGATTAGTGGTGAGAAGTGTTGGATTACAAATGCTGAGTATGCAAATACAATCATTGTAACCGCTGTCAATGGTGTTGAAGAAAATGGTAAAAAACGTATCTCTGCTTTTATAGTACCGACAAATAGTGAAGGTTTAACGATTACAAGTCCGTACGATAAAATGGGCGTTCGTGCTTCAAACACATGTGAAATCGTGCTTGATAGTGTGCGTGTTCCAAAGGAGAACATCCTTGGTGATGTGAATAAAGGATTTAAGCAATTTTTATATACGCTTGATGGTGGTCGTATTTCGATTGCGGCATTAGCTGTCGGAATTGCACAATCCGCGTTTGAACGTGCACTTCAATATGCGAAGGAACGTCAACAATTTGGTCGACCGATTTCTAATTTCCAGGCGATTCAATTTAAATTGGCTGATATGGCAACTGAAGTGGAATTAGCACGTAATCTAGTACATAAAGCAGCTTGGTTAAAAGATCATGATAAACCGTTTGGAAAAGAAGCAGCAATGGCAAAACTTTTTGCGTCAGAAGCAGCAAGTCGTATTTCCAATCAAGCGGTGCAAATTCATGGTGGATATGGTTATATGCGCGAATATGAAGTAGAGCGTCATATTCGTGATGCGAAGCTTTTAGAAATTGGTGAAGGTACTTCTGAAATTCAACGTCTCGTAATTGCAAGACATTTAGGTTGTAGATAA
- a CDS encoding acetyl-CoA carboxylase biotin carboxylase subunit: MFQKILIANRGEIAVRIIKTCQKLGIRTVAIYSEADANALHVKLANEAYVVGGPRVQESYLNLEKIIEIAKKTNAEAIHPGYGLLSENPSFAIRCKEEGIVFIGPSEEVIARMGSKIESRHAMQEANVPVVPGITSNIETAQEAIEIAKQIGYPLMLKASAGGGGIGMQLMETEQTLTKAFESNKTRAQNFFGNGEMYLERYIADAHHIEIQLLADTHGNTVYLWERECSVQRRNQKVIEEAPSPFLDEETRKAMGEVAVQAAKALGYTNAGTVEFLVDDEKNFYFLEMNTRLQVEHPVTEEITGLDLVEQQLLIASGEKLAFTQAEVNRSGHAIEARIYAEDPKTFFPSPGKITGLTLPATVRIDHFLEDNVTITPFYDPMIAKVIAHGETREEAIAKLQDALMELKVEGIKTNTPMLLQVLEDEVFQSGIYTTGFVTKQLVKK; the protein is encoded by the coding sequence ATGTTTCAAAAAATATTGATTGCCAATCGCGGTGAAATTGCGGTTCGGATTATAAAAACGTGTCAAAAACTTGGCATTCGTACTGTCGCAATTTACTCAGAAGCAGATGCAAACGCTCTTCATGTAAAGCTTGCGAATGAAGCTTATGTAGTAGGTGGACCACGTGTTCAAGAGAGTTATTTAAATCTCGAAAAGATTATTGAAATCGCCAAGAAAACGAATGCTGAAGCAATTCATCCTGGTTATGGATTATTATCAGAAAATCCTTCTTTTGCGATTCGCTGTAAGGAAGAAGGAATTGTATTTATCGGCCCGTCTGAAGAAGTCATTGCCAGAATGGGGAGTAAGATTGAATCTCGCCATGCAATGCAAGAAGCAAATGTTCCAGTTGTACCAGGAATTACATCAAATATTGAGACTGCTCAAGAAGCAATTGAAATTGCAAAACAAATTGGTTATCCATTAATGCTGAAGGCATCCGCTGGCGGCGGAGGCATTGGAATGCAATTGATGGAAACTGAGCAAACGCTCACCAAAGCATTTGAAAGTAATAAAACACGGGCACAAAACTTTTTTGGTAATGGTGAAATGTATTTAGAGCGATATATCGCAGATGCGCATCATATCGAAATTCAGCTTCTTGCCGATACACATGGAAACACGGTGTATTTATGGGAACGTGAATGTTCTGTGCAACGCCGAAATCAAAAGGTAATTGAAGAAGCACCGTCCCCATTCCTAGATGAAGAAACGCGTAAGGCAATGGGAGAAGTTGCAGTACAAGCGGCGAAAGCGCTTGGCTATACAAATGCAGGTACAGTTGAGTTTCTCGTTGATGATGAGAAAAACTTTTATTTCTTAGAAATGAATACGAGATTACAAGTGGAACATCCAGTCACAGAAGAAATTACAGGTCTTGACCTAGTAGAGCAGCAACTTCTTATTGCATCAGGGGAGAAACTTGCATTTACGCAAGCTGAAGTAAACCGTAGTGGTCATGCCATTGAAGCGCGTATTTATGCGGAAGACCCAAAAACATTTTTCCCATCTCCAGGGAAGATTACGGGGCTAACACTTCCAGCTACTGTACGGATTGATCACTTTTTAGAAGACAATGTAACAATCACACCATTTTACGATCCAATGATTGCGAAAGTAATTGCTCATGGAGAAACGCGTGAAGAAGCAATTGCTAAGCTGCAAGATGCGCTTATGGAATTAAAAGTAGAAGGTATTAAAACAAATACACCGATGCTTCTACAAGTGTTAGAAGATGAAGTGTTCCAAAGTGGTATTTACACAACAGGTTTTGTTACAAAACAGCTTGTAAAAAAATAA
- a CDS encoding enoyl-CoA hydratase: MLKLQNISVDYVTAHIVKLTLNRERQANSLSLALLEELQATLSNINEENDVRVVILTGAGEKAFCAGADLKERANMNEEQVRHAVGMIRSTMDMIEQLSQPVIAAINGIALGGGTELSLACDFRLASEKASLGLTETSLAIIPGAGGTQRLPRLIGVGRAKELIYTARRISAAEAKDYGLVEYVVPSDMLEEKTIEIAERIASNGPIAVRFAKEAITNGIQADLHTGLQMEKQAYEGVIHTKDRLEGLQAFQEKRKPIYKGE; encoded by the coding sequence ATGCTAAAACTACAAAATATTTCAGTCGACTATGTAACAGCACATATCGTAAAACTAACTTTAAATCGTGAACGTCAAGCAAACTCACTATCTCTTGCACTTTTAGAAGAATTACAAGCCACATTAAGCAACATAAATGAAGAAAATGATGTCCGCGTTGTAATTTTAACAGGAGCTGGTGAAAAAGCATTTTGTGCCGGTGCGGATTTAAAAGAACGTGCCAATATGAATGAAGAACAAGTACGTCACGCCGTTGGGATGATTCGGTCAACGATGGACATGATCGAACAATTGTCACAGCCTGTGATTGCTGCCATTAACGGAATCGCACTTGGTGGTGGAACTGAGTTAAGTTTAGCATGTGATTTCCGACTTGCTTCCGAAAAGGCAAGTCTTGGCTTAACAGAAACGTCGCTTGCGATTATCCCAGGAGCTGGTGGTACACAGCGTCTTCCACGTCTTATCGGCGTTGGTAGAGCGAAGGAATTAATTTACACAGCACGTAGAATTTCTGCAGCTGAGGCAAAGGATTATGGATTGGTTGAATATGTTGTTCCTTCTGACATGCTAGAAGAAAAAACAATTGAAATTGCAGAGCGAATTGCTAGCAATGGCCCAATTGCTGTTCGGTTTGCAAAAGAAGCAATTACAAACGGAATACAAGCTGATTTACATACTGGATTACAAATGGAAAAACAGGCGTATGAAGGTGTGATTCATACGAAAGATCGTCTTGAAGGGTTACAAGCATTTCAAGAAAAACGTAAGCCAATTTATAAGGGGGAGTAA